In a genomic window of Parus major isolate Abel chromosome 26, Parus_major1.1, whole genome shotgun sequence:
- the CLPS gene encoding colipase → MAKVLSTCLLVALLLLTPALSAQHERGLIFNLEIGELCLQSAQCKSGCCHRINGLSLARCASKAAESQECSPKSIYGVYYKCPCERGLTCDADKTIVGSITNSDFGVCKDPQDSYKRR, encoded by the exons ATGGCCAAGGTGCTATCTACCTGCCTGCTCGTGGCTTTGCTGCTCCTGACCCCAGCCCTGTCGGCACAACACGAGCGAGGGCTCATCTTCAACTTG GAGATCggggagctgtgcctgcagagtGCCCAGTGCAAGAGCGGCTGCTGCCACCGGATCAATGGCCTCAGCTTGGCCCGGTGCGCTTCGAAGGCAGCTGAGTCCCAGGAGTGCTCCCCAAAG AGCATATATGGGGTCTACTACAAGTGTCCCTGTGAGAGAGGCTTGACCTGTGACGCTGATAAAACCATTGTGGGCTCCATCACCAACAGCGACTTTGGTGTCTGCAAGGACCCCCAGGACTCCTACAAGCGGCGGTGA